From a single Lewinella sp. LCG006 genomic region:
- a CDS encoding DsrE/DsrF/DrsH-like family protein, with protein MQKNHKVKKMMLILSKATLDNVYACFILANGARMEGIESEIFFTFFGLEAIQKAKLEHLHVATVGNPAMHIPSVLGGLPGVEAMATKMMKKKIEDLDIPPIGEFLEILSASGTKMWACKLAMDMFDLEEKDLIEDLDGVLTVGDFYGRAEGEGTHVIFI; from the coding sequence ATGCAAAAGAATCATAAAGTCAAAAAGATGATGCTCATCTTGTCTAAAGCGACTTTAGACAATGTATACGCCTGCTTTATTTTGGCCAATGGAGCTCGGATGGAAGGGATTGAATCTGAGATTTTCTTCACCTTCTTCGGCTTGGAGGCTATCCAAAAGGCTAAGCTGGAGCATCTGCACGTAGCTACGGTAGGCAACCCCGCGATGCACATCCCCAGCGTATTGGGTGGACTGCCTGGTGTGGAGGCGATGGCTACCAAAATGATGAAGAAAAAGATTGAGGATTTGGATATTCCTCCTATCGGCGAGTTCCTGGAAATCCTTTCTGCTTCTGGCACCAAAATGTGGGCTTGTAAGCTCGCTATGGACATGTTTGACCTCGAAGAAAAAGACCTTATCGAGGACCTGGACGGCGTACTCACCGTAGGTGATTTTTACGGACGCGCCGAAGGAGAAGGGACGCATGTAATTTTCATCTAG
- a CDS encoding tetratricopeptide repeat protein codes for MKYVLSLLVLIGGCSSVFAQETVYDLPDPIMEKISAAVECLKSEQSDCNRFFDAAIALAQQSDTDTLLAMTYFEVCNMLDYHGDMKDRLAYAQKAIRVTNGQQHPTVTNRIYREMASAYRRLGQMDSIFPAFDKALEWAIYSKDSSFIAITLIQLAGNFQQVYQDRKAIELLREAEPYARASPDAHRLYGIKFQLATSYQGIGENDQAAALLLEAADGFLEVEDTMMYASSLVNWSNNLLDAKETTAVLDRLPKALAVFKGYANATLYAETQLGRAYLLAGNFPEALQVLKPNLKMAENLGNERQFIYIKRLLAETFLESGQPQQALTFAQSAYEATKEQAFSSTHLNVLQTYAKVLAANGLNGEAVKIFQLYNTTRDTVFNETKIKEIAALQAYYEAEQREAELTMQAQEITNLEQQAQLDRWQRWGLLTIIGLLLLGGWGIWNREQKRKAEAQARHAAELERENLEKELLQEQLAFRTRELQAQALHLSQKNELLREVQEKVTALSRRPEGVDIRQLNAKLRIEKQMDDNWDQFTKVFIENNPSFFQTLNERAEKLSKTDIRMAALLRMNLSSKEIASMLNISDEGVRKARYRLRKKLQLETAESLEQVIVGM; via the coding sequence ATGAAATACGTACTCTCCTTATTGGTGCTTATTGGGGGATGCTCATCCGTTTTTGCCCAAGAAACAGTCTATGATTTACCTGATCCTATTATGGAAAAGATCAGTGCTGCTGTGGAATGTTTAAAAAGTGAGCAGTCGGACTGCAACCGTTTTTTTGATGCTGCTATAGCCCTTGCCCAACAAAGTGATACAGATACGCTTTTAGCGATGACCTATTTTGAGGTTTGCAATATGCTCGACTATCACGGGGATATGAAGGATCGTTTGGCTTACGCCCAAAAAGCAATAAGGGTTACCAATGGGCAGCAACACCCTACGGTGACCAATCGGATTTATCGGGAAATGGCCAGCGCTTACCGTAGGCTAGGGCAAATGGATAGTATTTTTCCAGCCTTTGATAAAGCCTTGGAATGGGCGATATACAGCAAGGATTCCAGCTTTATTGCCATTACACTCATCCAGTTGGCCGGCAATTTTCAGCAGGTTTACCAAGATCGTAAAGCCATCGAATTGTTGAGGGAGGCCGAACCTTACGCACGCGCCAGTCCGGATGCTCATCGCTTGTACGGTATAAAATTTCAACTGGCCACTTCGTACCAGGGGATTGGCGAAAATGATCAGGCTGCTGCCTTGTTGTTGGAAGCCGCTGACGGTTTTTTGGAGGTAGAGGATACGATGATGTACGCCTCATCACTGGTCAATTGGAGCAATAATTTGTTGGATGCCAAGGAGACGACTGCCGTACTGGATCGTTTGCCCAAAGCTCTGGCTGTTTTTAAAGGGTATGCCAATGCGACCCTTTATGCCGAGACCCAACTGGGACGAGCGTATCTTTTAGCGGGAAATTTTCCGGAAGCACTACAGGTTTTAAAACCAAACCTGAAAATGGCCGAAAATTTAGGGAATGAGCGACAATTCATTTACATCAAACGCCTTTTGGCGGAAACTTTTCTCGAAAGCGGCCAACCACAACAGGCCTTGACGTTTGCCCAATCTGCGTATGAAGCCACAAAGGAACAAGCTTTCTCCAGTACTCATCTCAACGTGTTGCAAACCTACGCCAAAGTATTGGCCGCAAATGGACTAAATGGGGAAGCCGTAAAAATCTTTCAATTGTACAACACTACCCGTGATACAGTTTTCAACGAAACCAAAATCAAAGAAATAGCTGCACTGCAAGCTTACTATGAAGCAGAACAACGTGAAGCCGAGTTGACAATGCAAGCCCAGGAAATTACCAACCTGGAACAACAAGCCCAGCTGGATCGCTGGCAGCGTTGGGGCCTTCTCACCATCATTGGCCTCCTCCTTCTAGGTGGCTGGGGCATCTGGAACCGTGAGCAAAAGCGTAAAGCCGAAGCACAAGCCCGCCACGCAGCTGAGCTGGAACGCGAAAACCTGGAGAAAGAATTGCTACAGGAGCAACTGGCTTTCCGCACCCGTGAACTGCAGGCGCAGGCACTGCACCTCTCCCAAAAAAATGAACTCCTGCGCGAAGTACAGGAAAAAGTTACCGCGCTGTCGCGCCGCCCGGAGGGCGTAGACATTCGTCAACTGAATGCAAAATTGCGCATCGAAAAACAAATGGACGACAACTGGGATCAGTTTACCAAAGTATTTATCGAAAACAACCCTTCCTTCTTTCAGACCCTGAACGAACGTGCCGAAAAACTGTCTAAAACGGATATCCGTATGGCCGCTCTCCTCCGCATGAACCTCAGCAGTAAGGAGATTGCCTCCATGCTGAATATCTCTGACGAAGGGGTCCGCAAGGCCCGCTACCGCCTGCGCAAGAAACTCCAATTGGAAACCGCCGAAAGCCTCGAGCAGGTCATCGTGGGTATGTAG
- a CDS encoding DEAD/DEAH box helicase, producing the protein MKFTDFNLSKSQLKALAEAGLETPTPIQERAFPVIMSGKDVIGIAQTGTGKTLAYLLPVLRMWKFQKHRLPQVLIMVPTRELVMQVVEEIERITAYQTVVVVGVYGGVNMKRHQAVVEDGLDVLVGTPGRIFDLALQGALRFKEIRHLILDEVDELLALGFRPQLTKIIDILPKKRQNLLFSATMTEDVQEVIDTTFDYPVIIEAARVGTPLENITQTVYHVPNYRTKLNLLQHLLHDKETYQRTLVFAPSKRLADMAYEQLVPDFEEEMGVIHGNKSQNFRFEVLRKFHAGEIRILIATDLISRGMDIDDVSHVINLDTPTAAEDYIHRIGRTGRLDKEGAALTFVTDEEKPWLEAAEELMQKTVEVLPMPEEVEVSEELIPEEMPNLRVPNVRVKMAPRGEGAFHDKKFKNTKVKLTRRELEEKRGRKKADRRNKKKKKKR; encoded by the coding sequence GTGAAATTTACAGATTTTAACCTTTCGAAGTCGCAACTCAAAGCCCTGGCAGAAGCTGGCTTAGAGACGCCAACGCCCATTCAGGAGCGTGCCTTTCCCGTGATCATGTCCGGTAAAGATGTCATCGGTATTGCCCAAACGGGTACCGGAAAAACGCTGGCCTACCTGTTGCCGGTACTACGGATGTGGAAGTTCCAGAAGCACCGACTACCACAGGTGCTCATCATGGTACCTACCCGCGAACTGGTCATGCAGGTCGTCGAAGAAATAGAGCGCATCACTGCTTATCAGACGGTTGTTGTGGTAGGTGTGTACGGTGGTGTAAACATGAAACGTCATCAGGCGGTCGTAGAAGACGGGCTGGATGTGCTGGTGGGCACGCCTGGCCGAATTTTTGACCTCGCCCTCCAGGGAGCACTGCGTTTTAAAGAAATTCGCCACCTCATTCTCGACGAAGTTGATGAGTTGTTGGCCCTGGGTTTTCGGCCCCAATTGACGAAGATCATTGATATTCTGCCCAAGAAGCGGCAAAACCTGCTTTTCTCGGCTACCATGACGGAAGATGTGCAGGAAGTGATTGATACCACCTTCGATTACCCCGTCATCATTGAGGCCGCCAGGGTAGGGACACCGCTGGAGAACATCACCCAGACGGTTTATCACGTTCCCAACTACCGCACCAAGCTCAACTTACTACAGCACCTGCTCCACGATAAGGAGACCTACCAACGTACCCTGGTTTTTGCCCCTAGCAAGCGACTGGCCGATATGGCTTACGAGCAACTGGTCCCCGATTTTGAAGAAGAAATGGGAGTCATCCACGGCAACAAGAGTCAGAATTTCCGTTTTGAAGTGCTGCGTAAATTCCACGCCGGGGAAATTCGCATCCTCATTGCGACGGATTTGATCTCACGAGGGATGGACATAGATGATGTTTCGCACGTCATCAATCTGGATACCCCTACCGCGGCCGAAGACTACATCCACCGGATCGGGCGTACCGGCCGATTGGACAAGGAGGGGGCTGCCCTTACTTTTGTTACCGATGAGGAAAAGCCTTGGTTGGAGGCGGCAGAAGAGTTGATGCAAAAAACGGTGGAGGTCCTACCTATGCCCGAGGAGGTTGAAGTGTCGGAAGAGCTGATCCCCGAAGAGATGCCTAACCTGCGGGTACCCAACGTGCGGGTAAAGATGGCCCCTCGTGGCGAAGGAGCCTTCCACGACAAGAAATTTAAAAATACCAAAGTAAAACTCACCCGCCGCGAGCTCGAAGAAAAACGCGGCCGCAAGAAAGCCGATCGGCGGAATAAGAAGAAGAAAAAGAAGCGGTAA
- a CDS encoding TusE/DsrC/DsvC family sulfur relay protein, with the protein MATKTYAGTNVACNEEGYLMNLEEWTKEVGEEIAKEEGITMTPQHWEVIAYLQDQYRQQLPLTIRKIGKSGVTDIKAFYQLFPEGPLKKASRIAGIPKPVSCI; encoded by the coding sequence ATGGCAACGAAAACATATGCTGGAACCAATGTAGCTTGTAACGAAGAAGGCTACCTGATGAACCTCGAAGAATGGACCAAAGAAGTAGGCGAGGAGATTGCTAAGGAAGAAGGTATCACCATGACCCCTCAGCACTGGGAAGTGATCGCCTATCTTCAGGATCAATACCGTCAGCAATTACCGCTGACGATCCGCAAAATAGGCAAGAGTGGCGTGACGGATATCAAAGCCTTTTACCAACTCTTTCCCGAAGGACCTTTGAAAAAAGCGAGCAGAATTGCGGGGATTCCTAAGCCGGTGAGTTGTATCTAA
- a CDS encoding alpha-amylase family glycosyl hydrolase, which translates to MNGSFFRYSLLSFALFCFLFSCKETEKTEDATVVEEVAVEMPRLPDWQKNATIYEVNLRHYTPEGTFNAFASHLPRLKEMGVDILWLMPIHPVSVARRKGGLGSPYAVADYLDVNPDFGTMDDFKALLKAIHDQGMYCIIDWVPNHTGWDNPWITAHPDWYTQDAEGNIVDPINPETGESWGWTDVADLNYDNPEMRRAMIDAMAFWVKDIGIDGFRVDVAHGVPLDFWEECNSELYQIKPLFMLAESAIPDRRNSGGFVMDYGWEMHHLLNEIAKYQGANRSENKQLVQGNLVDTEHQQMEPKTALDIDAILAQNKEDYHQGYFMQFTSNHDENAWAGTEFQRMGDGHLAFAVLTATFDGMPLLYTGMESAVDKQYEFFEKDEIEWGNYVYADFYHKLFDLKHRNEALWNGEAGGELVKIPTGNDENIYAFTREKNGDKVVVIINLSAQEQALKLTGDNFEGTYADLFSGEETTLTQNWATKMAPWSYHVLHREKE; encoded by the coding sequence ATGAACGGTTCTTTTTTTCGTTATTCATTGCTGAGTTTTGCTCTCTTTTGCTTCCTGTTTTCTTGCAAAGAAACGGAGAAGACAGAAGATGCCACAGTTGTCGAAGAAGTTGCAGTAGAAATGCCTCGCCTGCCAGATTGGCAAAAAAATGCTACGATTTATGAAGTCAACTTGCGGCATTATACACCGGAAGGGACTTTCAATGCATTTGCCAGCCATCTACCTCGGCTCAAAGAAATGGGGGTAGATATCCTGTGGCTGATGCCTATTCATCCGGTGTCAGTGGCTCGGAGAAAAGGAGGCTTGGGCAGCCCTTACGCTGTAGCCGATTACTTGGATGTTAATCCAGATTTCGGGACAATGGATGATTTTAAAGCCTTACTAAAGGCCATTCACGACCAAGGGATGTATTGTATTATTGACTGGGTACCCAACCATACCGGCTGGGACAACCCCTGGATTACGGCACATCCAGATTGGTATACCCAGGACGCCGAAGGTAATATCGTTGACCCTATCAATCCAGAAACGGGTGAGTCATGGGGCTGGACAGACGTAGCGGATCTTAATTATGACAATCCTGAGATGCGCCGGGCAATGATTGATGCCATGGCTTTTTGGGTGAAGGACATTGGTATTGATGGCTTCCGGGTGGATGTTGCTCATGGTGTGCCCTTGGATTTCTGGGAAGAATGCAATAGTGAACTCTACCAAATTAAACCTTTGTTTATGCTGGCTGAATCAGCTATCCCTGATCGGCGAAATAGTGGCGGTTTTGTCATGGATTACGGCTGGGAAATGCACCATTTATTGAATGAAATTGCGAAATACCAAGGGGCCAATCGCAGTGAGAACAAGCAATTGGTGCAGGGGAACCTGGTAGATACTGAGCACCAGCAAATGGAACCCAAAACTGCTCTCGATATTGATGCCATCCTTGCTCAAAACAAGGAGGACTACCATCAAGGCTACTTTATGCAATTTACCTCCAATCACGACGAAAACGCTTGGGCTGGTACGGAGTTTCAGCGAATGGGAGATGGTCACCTGGCTTTTGCGGTTTTAACGGCGACCTTCGATGGGATGCCGCTGTTGTACACCGGTATGGAATCGGCGGTAGATAAACAATACGAATTCTTTGAGAAAGACGAGATTGAGTGGGGCAATTACGTTTACGCCGATTTTTACCACAAACTATTCGATCTTAAGCATCGCAACGAGGCGCTCTGGAATGGTGAAGCCGGTGGCGAACTGGTGAAAATCCCGACGGGAAATGATGAAAATATCTATGCTTTTACCCGAGAAAAGAACGGAGACAAGGTGGTGGTCATCATCAATCTATCTGCACAGGAGCAAGCCCTGAAATTAACCGGCGATAATTTTGAGGGAACCTACGCTGATTTATTTTCAGGGGAAGAGACGACGCTGACACAAAATTGGGCCACCAAAATGGCACCCTGGTCTTACCACGTGCTGCACCGCGAAAAAGAGTAA
- a CDS encoding glycoside hydrolase family 3 C-terminal domain-containing protein, translated as MIHSLKNYLFLGLLALPLLFLTCEAPAAQEEEAEKAPDIEAAIDSLMSQLTLEEKVRMIHASSSFTSGGVERLGIPELVMSDGPHGVRHEHGRDWAKDEGVRDSSTYLPVGTALAATWNTDLGYAFGSVLGSEANYRGKDIILGPGLNIIRSPLNGRNFEYLTEDPYLNARMTVGYVKGVQDQGVAACAKHFVANNLEYEREKVNVEMSDRALYEIYLPGFKAAVQEGGVYTVMAAYNKFRGDYCAHSEYLLDGILKTEFGFDGAVISDWNAVKNTMEAVNAGIDLEMGSDLPMLGSGNLDYGKFHMGDTLVTLVNNGTIDVALIDKKVRRLLRTMFRINAFGERQAGAYNTPAHQKIARQIADEAIVLLKNDGILPLEQSATKTLAVVGANATRKHAGAGGSSQVKAFYEVTPIAGLQNLLGENTAITYAEGYTVSREGGSNADLIAAAVAQVKDADAAIYVGGWIHGFSDEWNDNAYDAEATDKASMELPFGQDELIEALLAANPNTVIVLMGGGPIDMRKWQGKARSIIQAWYPGMEGGNALADILFGKLNPSGKLPMTFPVKLEDSPAHKLAVTGFESLEQNYTDGIFVGYRYFDTYNVEPAFAFGHGLSYTTFGYDDLTVSKEGKTVTVSLKVTNTGQRKGAEVVQVYVKDNEASMERPAKELKAFQKVKLEPGASQNVTLTLDEAAFSYYDDQQKKWVLEPGAFTIMVGSSSRDIRQEKGFTW; from the coding sequence ATGATCCATTCCTTAAAAAATTATCTCTTCTTGGGCTTGTTGGCACTTCCACTGCTGTTTCTGACGTGCGAAGCACCTGCTGCTCAAGAAGAAGAAGCCGAAAAAGCACCAGACATAGAAGCCGCCATCGATTCGCTGATGAGCCAGCTGACCTTGGAAGAAAAAGTACGTATGATTCACGCCAGTTCTTCCTTTACCAGTGGAGGTGTAGAACGCCTGGGGATACCAGAGCTTGTGATGTCGGATGGCCCTCATGGGGTGCGCCACGAACACGGCCGCGACTGGGCCAAAGACGAAGGGGTAAGAGATAGTAGTACATATCTGCCTGTGGGTACGGCACTAGCGGCCACCTGGAATACCGATCTAGGCTATGCTTTCGGAAGTGTATTGGGTAGCGAAGCCAATTACCGCGGCAAGGACATCATCCTGGGGCCTGGTCTCAATATCATTCGTAGCCCACTCAATGGTCGCAACTTTGAATACCTGACCGAAGACCCCTACCTCAACGCGCGAATGACCGTTGGGTACGTAAAAGGAGTACAAGACCAGGGCGTAGCTGCCTGTGCCAAGCACTTCGTAGCCAACAACCTGGAGTACGAACGTGAAAAGGTGAATGTCGAAATGAGCGACCGTGCCCTGTACGAAATTTACCTGCCGGGCTTCAAAGCTGCCGTGCAGGAAGGAGGTGTTTATACCGTAATGGCTGCTTACAACAAATTTCGAGGCGATTACTGCGCACACAGCGAATACCTCCTGGATGGTATCTTAAAAACAGAATTTGGCTTTGATGGCGCCGTCATCAGCGACTGGAACGCGGTGAAGAATACCATGGAAGCTGTCAATGCTGGCATCGATCTGGAAATGGGTTCCGACCTGCCTATGCTAGGGAGCGGAAACCTGGATTACGGGAAGTTCCACATGGGAGATACCCTGGTTACCTTGGTGAATAATGGTACCATTGATGTAGCACTGATCGACAAAAAAGTACGTCGCCTACTGCGTACCATGTTCCGAATCAACGCTTTCGGTGAACGCCAGGCAGGTGCTTACAATACACCAGCGCACCAAAAGATCGCTCGACAGATTGCCGACGAAGCGATAGTTTTGCTTAAGAACGACGGCATCCTGCCTTTGGAGCAATCCGCTACCAAAACACTGGCGGTAGTGGGTGCCAACGCTACCCGCAAGCACGCCGGAGCAGGCGGAAGCTCACAGGTGAAAGCCTTCTACGAAGTGACACCAATAGCAGGTTTGCAAAACCTCTTGGGTGAAAATACCGCCATTACTTATGCCGAAGGCTACACCGTTAGTCGGGAAGGAGGCAGTAATGCCGACCTCATTGCAGCAGCTGTTGCGCAAGTAAAGGACGCCGACGCAGCCATTTACGTAGGCGGCTGGATTCACGGCTTCAGTGACGAATGGAACGACAACGCTTACGATGCAGAAGCTACCGACAAAGCGAGTATGGAACTTCCATTCGGGCAAGATGAACTCATTGAGGCACTGTTGGCTGCCAACCCCAATACGGTAATTGTACTCATGGGGGGCGGGCCGATTGATATGCGCAAGTGGCAAGGTAAAGCCAGAAGCATTATACAGGCTTGGTACCCCGGCATGGAAGGCGGTAATGCGCTGGCGGATATCCTTTTCGGCAAGCTCAATCCTTCAGGGAAATTGCCGATGACCTTCCCTGTGAAGTTGGAAGACAGCCCTGCCCACAAGCTGGCCGTTACCGGGTTTGAGTCGCTGGAACAGAATTATACCGATGGCATTTTTGTAGGCTATCGTTATTTTGATACCTATAATGTGGAACCTGCTTTTGCCTTTGGTCACGGCTTATCTTACACTACTTTCGGCTACGATGACCTCACGGTAAGCAAGGAGGGCAAAACCGTAACCGTGAGCCTGAAAGTTACCAATACCGGCCAGCGTAAAGGTGCAGAAGTAGTGCAAGTTTACGTCAAAGACAACGAAGCAAGCATGGAGCGCCCTGCGAAAGAGCTCAAAGCCTTCCAGAAGGTAAAACTCGAACCAGGGGCTAGCCAAAACGTGACCTTGACGCTGGACGAGGCCGCTTTCTCCTACTACGATGATCAGCAAAAGAAATGGGTATTGGAGCCAGGGGCTTTTACGATTATGGTAGGCAGCTCTTCCCGCGATATTCGCCAGGAGAAGGGATTTACCTGGTAG
- a CDS encoding NAD(P)/FAD-dependent oxidoreductase, with amino-acid sequence MKNLLILGAGTAGTMMANHLSKKLPTKEWQITIVDKEKAHYYQPGYLFVPFDIYQPEQIVKSIDQFIPKRVKLVREPIDRIAKDDNQVYLGNGEVLDYDLLIIATGTDIAPQEIEGMLGEHWQESVFDFYTFSGASNLRKKLMDWEGGKMVVHICEMPIKCPVAPLEFAFLADSFFKNKGMRDKVDLTFVTPMDGAFTKPRATKELNYLLEQKNIRIVPNFNIERVDGEARKIYDYGGQEVDYDLLVTVPTNMGNPMIERSGIGDDLNFVPTDKATLQSLVKDNIFVIGDATNVPASKAGSVAHFEAEILTENILAYIAGEELKGSFDGHANCFVETGNGKALLIDFNYDQEPVTGTFPLPGVGPLKLLKESKVNHWGKLAFRWIYWNMLITGKPIPFVSSAMATAGKDIEPVPVG; translated from the coding sequence ATGAAAAACCTGTTGATCTTAGGTGCCGGTACTGCGGGAACGATGATGGCCAACCATCTGAGCAAGAAGCTGCCGACCAAGGAATGGCAAATCACAATTGTCGACAAGGAAAAAGCACATTATTACCAACCTGGGTACCTGTTTGTGCCTTTCGACATTTACCAACCCGAGCAGATTGTCAAGTCTATCGACCAGTTTATTCCGAAAAGAGTGAAGCTGGTGCGCGAACCCATCGACCGGATTGCGAAGGACGATAACCAGGTGTACCTGGGTAATGGTGAGGTGCTGGACTATGATTTGCTGATTATCGCTACGGGCACCGATATTGCGCCGCAAGAAATTGAGGGAATGTTGGGCGAACACTGGCAAGAGAGCGTATTCGACTTTTACACCTTCAGTGGCGCGAGTAATCTGCGTAAGAAACTGATGGATTGGGAAGGAGGTAAAATGGTGGTACACATCTGTGAGATGCCCATCAAGTGTCCGGTAGCTCCGCTAGAGTTTGCTTTCCTGGCCGATTCTTTCTTCAAGAACAAAGGCATGCGGGATAAGGTAGACCTCACCTTTGTGACGCCAATGGATGGTGCTTTCACAAAGCCGCGTGCGACCAAGGAACTGAACTACTTGCTGGAGCAGAAAAACATTCGCATTGTTCCCAATTTTAACATTGAGCGGGTAGATGGTGAAGCACGCAAAATCTATGATTACGGTGGCCAGGAAGTAGATTACGACCTGCTGGTGACGGTGCCCACCAATATGGGTAATCCAATGATCGAGCGTTCTGGTATCGGCGATGACCTGAACTTTGTGCCCACCGACAAGGCGACGCTGCAAAGTTTGGTCAAGGACAACATCTTCGTGATCGGCGATGCTACCAATGTGCCAGCTTCTAAGGCGGGGTCTGTGGCCCACTTTGAAGCCGAAATCCTGACGGAAAACATCCTGGCCTACATCGCTGGCGAAGAACTGAAGGGTAGCTTTGATGGCCACGCCAACTGTTTTGTGGAAACAGGCAATGGCAAAGCCTTGCTGATCGACTTCAACTACGACCAGGAACCAGTGACCGGTACCTTCCCACTACCCGGGGTAGGCCCGCTGAAACTCCTCAAAGAAAGCAAGGTAAACCACTGGGGCAAGCTGGCATTCCGCTGGATTTACTGGAATATGCTCATCACCGGAAAACCAATCCCCTTCGTGTCTTCCGCGATGGCGACGGCTGGGAAAGACATTGAGCCAGTGCCCGTAGGGTAA
- a CDS encoding nitrate/nitrite transporter encodes MKIPGHILPVIVIAQFCCTSLWFAGNAVMADLVIDFSLPVSALGDLTSAVQFGFITGTLLFALLTIADRFSPARVFFVCALLGALFNIVSIGAFNTPFTLLLLRFLMGCSLAGIYPVGMKIAADYYAQGLGKSLGYLVGALVLGTAFPHLLQAFSGEWPWRFVLLSTSGLALLGGGLMLVLVPDGPHRRAGQGIDLRAFFRVFSNRSFRAAAFGYFGHMWELYAFWAFVPVALLAYSELHPAASYSIAVLSFVIIGVGSVACVLGGYLSLRVGARKVAAVALAFSGLCCLLSPLFFLYAPVEVFVLFLFFWGMMVVADSPQFSTLVAQNAPAEQKGTALTIVNCLGFAITILSIQLLNYLQLEVEPAYLFIVLAVGPLLGLWGLLRGRFNA; translated from the coding sequence ATGAAAATACCTGGCCACATCCTTCCCGTCATTGTAATTGCTCAGTTTTGCTGTACTTCCTTGTGGTTTGCTGGTAATGCGGTGATGGCCGATCTGGTGATAGATTTCTCCTTGCCGGTGAGTGCATTGGGCGATCTTACTTCTGCGGTACAGTTTGGGTTTATTACGGGTACCTTGCTGTTTGCTTTGCTGACGATAGCCGATCGGTTTTCGCCGGCAAGGGTGTTTTTTGTCTGTGCTTTGCTGGGGGCGTTGTTCAATATCGTCTCTATTGGTGCTTTCAATACGCCCTTCACGCTACTGCTGTTGCGGTTTTTGATGGGGTGCAGTCTGGCGGGCATTTACCCGGTGGGGATGAAGATTGCGGCGGATTATTACGCGCAGGGCCTGGGCAAATCGCTGGGATATTTGGTGGGTGCATTGGTGTTGGGGACGGCTTTTCCGCATTTGTTGCAGGCTTTCAGTGGTGAGTGGCCCTGGCGGTTTGTATTGTTGTCAACCTCTGGCTTGGCGTTGTTGGGAGGTGGCTTGATGCTGGTGTTGGTACCAGATGGTCCTCACCGACGAGCAGGACAAGGGATCGACCTAAGGGCATTTTTTAGGGTCTTTAGCAACCGCTCTTTCCGGGCAGCGGCCTTTGGGTACTTTGGCCACATGTGGGAGCTGTATGCCTTTTGGGCCTTTGTGCCGGTTGCTTTGCTGGCTTATAGCGAGCTGCACCCCGCGGCTAGTTATAGCATTGCTGTTTTGTCCTTTGTGATTATTGGCGTCGGGAGTGTGGCCTGCGTGTTGGGTGGCTATTTATCGCTGCGTGTTGGAGCTCGCAAGGTTGCGGCGGTAGCTTTGGCCTTTTCGGGCTTATGTTGCCTGCTTTCGCCTTTGTTTTTTCTGTATGCCCCTGTGGAGGTATTCGTGTTATTCCTGTTTTTTTGGGGCATGATGGTAGTGGCCGACTCGCCGCAATTTTCTACCCTGGTGGCCCAAAATGCCCCCGCTGAGCAAAAAGGTACCGCTCTGACGATTGTCAATTGCCTTGGTTTTGCGATCACCATTCTGAGTATTCAGTTGCTCAACTATTTGCAGTTGGAGGTGGAACCGGCTTACTTGTTTATAGTGTTGGCGGTAGGGCCGTTACTGGGCTTATGGGGTTTGTTGCGGGGGAGGTTCAACGCGTGA
- a CDS encoding CIA30 family protein: MKALILSINLLLMATAPLLFDFTIDTDLAAWRVVDDVVMGGRSDGHFKINEAGNGLFYGEVSLENNGGFSSVRHRFSAIPVGDYSHCVIRLKGDGRRYQLRFKSSLNDAHSYIYYFTTSGEWEEITVPLAEMYPTFRGRKLRMPNYPGEQLAEVAFLIGNKEAQTFRLELDYLRLE, translated from the coding sequence ATGAAAGCTCTAATTCTCAGCATCAATCTCTTGCTTATGGCTACGGCACCACTGCTATTTGATTTTACTATCGATACTGATCTCGCTGCCTGGCGCGTTGTTGATGACGTGGTGATGGGTGGCCGCTCGGATGGGCACTTCAAAATCAATGAGGCTGGTAATGGCTTGTTTTATGGTGAAGTGTCGCTGGAAAATAACGGTGGATTCTCCTCTGTTCGGCACCGTTTTTCGGCTATTCCGGTGGGGGATTACAGCCACTGTGTCATTCGGCTCAAGGGCGATGGGCGGCGCTATCAACTCCGCTTCAAGAGCAGCCTCAACGATGCCCATTCTTACATTTACTACTTCACTACCAGCGGCGAATGGGAGGAAATCACCGTACCTCTGGCCGAGATGTACCCCACCTTCCGAGGCCGCAAATTGCGGATGCCCAACTACCCCGGCGAGCAACTTGCTGAGGTTGCTTTCCTGATCGGTAACAAAGAAGCTCAAACTTTTCGCCTGGAGTTGGATTATCTGCGGTTGGAGTAG